The Pseudomonas azotoformans genome has a segment encoding these proteins:
- the purU gene encoding formyltetrahydrofolate deformylase, translated as MRTFRLVIACPDRVGIVAKVSNFLASHNGWITEASHHSDNLSGWFFMRHEIRADSLPFGLDAFRDAFAPIAEEFSMTWHITDTEQKKRVVLMASRESHCLADLLHRWHSDELDCEIACVISNHDDLRSMVEWHGIPYYHVPVNPQDKEPAFAEVSRLVKQHEADVVVLARYMQILPPELCREYAGKVINIHHSFLPSFVGAKPYHQASLRGVKLIGATCHYVTEELDAGPIIEQDVVRVSHSDSIEDMVRFGRDVEKMVLARGLRYHLEDRVLVHGNKTVVF; from the coding sequence ATGCGCACTTTTCGGCTGGTGATTGCTTGCCCGGACCGGGTTGGCATCGTTGCCAAGGTCAGTAACTTTCTGGCCTCCCACAACGGTTGGATCACCGAGGCGAGTCATCACTCGGACAATCTCAGCGGTTGGTTCTTCATGCGTCACGAGATTCGTGCCGATTCGCTGCCTTTTGGTCTTGATGCCTTCCGCGACGCGTTTGCGCCCATCGCCGAAGAGTTTTCGATGACCTGGCATATCACCGACACCGAGCAGAAAAAACGCGTGGTGTTGATGGCCAGCCGTGAATCCCACTGCCTGGCCGACTTGCTGCATCGCTGGCACAGCGATGAGCTGGACTGCGAGATCGCGTGTGTGATTTCCAACCATGATGACCTGCGCAGCATGGTCGAGTGGCATGGCATCCCGTACTACCACGTGCCGGTCAATCCGCAGGACAAAGAGCCGGCGTTCGCCGAGGTCTCGCGTCTGGTCAAGCAACACGAAGCCGACGTGGTGGTGCTGGCGCGCTACATGCAGATCCTGCCACCGGAACTCTGCCGCGAATACGCTGGCAAGGTGATCAACATTCACCACAGCTTCCTGCCGTCGTTCGTCGGCGCCAAGCCGTACCACCAGGCGTCGCTGCGGGGTGTGAAGTTGATCGGCGCTACTTGCCACTACGTCACCGAAGAACTGGACGCCGGCCCGATCATCGAGCAGGACGTGGTGCGTGTCAGCCACAGCGACAGCATTGAAGACATGGTGCGTTTCGGCCGTGACGTCGAGAAGATGGTGCTGGCCCGTGGCCTGCGTTACCACTTGGAAGACCGCGTGCTGGTGCATGGCAACAAGACGGTCGTGTTCTGA
- the mvaT gene encoding histone-like nucleoid-structuring protein MvaT: MSLINEYRATEEAIKELQARLKNLSQDDKLQTELEFEGKLRALMGEYSKSLRDIIALLDPESKVKAPRGAVKTTGTKRARKVKQYKNPHNGEVIETKGGNHKTLKEWKAKWGGDVVEGWATLLG; the protein is encoded by the coding sequence ATGTCTCTGATCAACGAATACCGTGCCACCGAAGAAGCTATCAAAGAGCTGCAAGCCCGTTTGAAGAACCTGTCCCAAGACGACAAACTGCAAACCGAGCTGGAATTCGAAGGCAAACTGCGCGCCCTGATGGGTGAGTACTCCAAATCCCTGCGTGACATCATCGCGCTGCTGGATCCAGAATCGAAAGTTAAAGCACCGCGTGGCGCTGTGAAAACTACCGGCACCAAGCGTGCTCGCAAAGTCAAACAGTACAAAAACCCACACAACGGCGAAGTGATTGAAACCAAAGGTGGCAACCACAAAACCCTGAAAGAGTGGAAAGCCAAGTGGGGCGGTGACGTGGTTGAAGGCTGGGCTACCCTGCTGGGCTAA